The nucleotide window TTAACGCAGAGTGCTGGTGTTCACCTTGTTAGCACCCTTGAACTCCTCTTGGTCAAAATCAAAGTGTCGACAGAGAGCCCCCACCGTAAACAGTGAGCGCAGGAGAGTAGGTTTGTTAGCAGCCAGAGTGGAGCTGTTGGGGTCCTCTTGGTGCTGTGTCTTCAGTTTTGCCAGAGCTCCTATAAAAATCACATAAACAGACAgtgaaaactaaagaaaaaaaattgctgaatTGGTTCTTCTAGATCAAATGACGACCTTTAACTTAGAATCTAGGAAATCAAACACTATTTGGTGAGTGTTCAAAGCTCTTGTTtatttggatttgaaatgagaTGATGAGTATGAGATTAAAATGTGACCTTTAATTTTGAGGTGAATAAAGAGGTTACGAGTTCCAAGCCCCATGCAGAGGTTATTAAATTTGTGGTCTATTCtagattatttttcttcctttttccatttcaactTTTGTGAGAATTCTGGTACAAAAAAATTCATGTTACAGTGCATAATTCTTACCATAGTAACGATTGAAACAAGCCCAAACAAACTTGTAGTTGTGTGTGACCTTGTTCACAACAGTACCAAGACAGCTCACACAGTGTTGTACAACCTGAGAAGCGAACACAACAAATGATAAACGATACTGTATGCTCAGAACGATTGTTTCACACCCATGCTGCTCATGTTTTTAGAGAGCTATCTGTGAAAGCTCTAGGCAGTGAATGTGACTGACCGTCATGCCATATTTGATGATGAGCTTCATCAGGTCTTCTTCTATGGTAGTGAGGAAAGTCTCACTTGGGTGCTCCATCAGAGGCACGACCAGCTCCAAGATCTTGGCCACGTTGCATATCACCATGAAGTCATTCTGAGTCTGAAATCACAGTAAAGACACATGACAGCTAAACAGTCCAAAGCTGAGTTGGAAAATAACTTTGTCAATAATTCCGTTTAAcacttgtgttttcatttggatGCCACTAGATGGTCCTGTAACACTACATAAAAGTTAGGTTTATTAATTTCTGCCTTGGGGGCACCATtctcaacaaatgtttttctcgTACTTTCAGGtaagcaaaaaaataatatgataatatataataacatatGAACAAAATGAAGTTTTACTTACATTGCACTTAGTGGTAAGGTGGGGCTGTATAGTCATGGCATGTTTGACCATTAACTGTGCTCTGATCTTGCTGAACAGGTAGAGAGTGGTGATGCATGCTACCAGACGACCTGAGTTGACCCCTTTGTCCTCACAGTCTGAATTTGTCACAACATAGTAATGTCTGacacaataaaaatgcaatgttaATTTTGTAAGCAAATATACTatcaaatttctttttattacctGCAAGAGACTCCTCATATTTCAGTATGTGTTCCACAAGATTGTCCACCAACTGAACACAGGCCTTCTTGGCAGGTTTGTAAGTAGCTTCCTCTTCTGACTTCAGTAGCTAAACAGTTTTCATAAAAAGGTTAGATAAGATCACACAACAACCATAATGAGGGCACACAAGCTGCTGTTGAGATatcaaaacacttcaaaaaagTTCAACAACTCACATTTTGGAGAAGCTGCTCAAACCAGTCATAGCCTGAATCTTTGCATGCCGACACCTGTGATGAAATCAAAACATTACATGTCTTAGATTATGAACATGTCAAACACCAAAATGTTTCGTATTTAAAAAGATTGGACCAGAATTTTGAGCTGAAAAGTACGCACCACATCTGTGATGTTCAGGATCTTTCTGGTCATGGCATCTTTGTCATGGCTCGGTGTGGGAGTGAACCAGAGTTTCTGGAATGTCTCATTCACCAATTTCTGCATGGACAGAgacattaaattatataaagtgtacattaaaaaatataaactgcCACTTTTGAGAGGCTTTcaaataaagataaatacaaACCTTGATCCCCTCCTCATCATTGACTCTTCGGATCATCTTCACACACATCTCAGTGATCTTGTGGAAGTCTGGTTGCTCCAGGCAAATATCCCGCAGGATCTTAATGACCCTCTTCCTTACACTGATACCTGTGTCCTATGTGAAGACAAAATGGGTACAAATGGGTACCTCTTTTGGTTATTGTGATTTCTGAGctgaattatttttcatttaatagcAAATATCCCTAtggaaatgttaaaatgaaataaagtgaaagtGCCAAATGGTTGCAGTTCTTTCTTTGATCTTTAGGTGGCAGTGTGGGGAAGAGATGATTTAACCTCAGCTGAACTTTTGCCTTAAATGAACTTTATGGTCACAATTTGCTTAAGTCAAGGAAAAGTTCCACTTAAGCGTGCCTTATTATAGACGTTGCATATTCCTTTCCAGAAATGACCAGGGAAAAAATAGTTACACTTGTGTATGACACAGATCCTGaaactaaaatgtcaaaaatgtgaaGAGGAAAGCTTAAGAAATTACCAATATCCTTTCAATGAGCATGTCATAGTACTGCTCAATGAGCTCAGGTCGACTTAGCACAAAACGGCCCAGGAGCTCCACAGCTGCCTCTCGCACACTGGTGGAGTTGTCCATGAGGCGACAATGAACCCCACGCTGCATAtccaactgaaaaacaaatagtATAGCATTAGCAGTCAAGAACAGATAAACATGATGGCTGCTAGTTTGACAGTGGTAAACTGGAAAAATTGCCTGATAATGCCACACTACACTAAAACTCTGTAACAGAATCTCCTGCtacaaattataaatttaaaaattaagatgttttttctttctgtaatacaaaaaacattcaatgtTACCACCATCAATCCAGCAGTCTAAGAGTTGTGCAGCCAATACAGGATGACTTACCCGTGCCAGAATACTTGGATCCACAGCCACTACTTCAGAAAGACACTTCATGGCTTTAGTTCTGACTGCAATAGCACTCTCGCCCAGTACTCTCAGAATCTATACAcaagatagaaaagaaaaaaattagagatTGGCAACACAATATGATGTTTATGTTAAATGAATTCTCTTACCTGTGATAGATAAATATCAAAGCTCTGTGCAAACGGCCTCATAGAGGCCAGATATCTGACAATCAGACAGGACTCCTCATAGTCTACTGTGTTTAACCTGAAAGAAAAGTCAAGAGGACAGTGGATTACCAGGATAGATGAACAAGTGAAACAGTGTAGCATATTAGTGCAGTGATCCAGTGTGAAGTAGTATTTACCTCAGAGAACTGTAATGTGATGCTGAAGTCTTGATGACCTTGCGAAGGAATTTCTTTCGTGCCTCGGTTCTCTGCATAATCTCCCCAGTTGCGTCAACAACCTCTGAATGACAGCGACCTCTCAAGTCCTCATTGTTCTCATTTTGAGACTTCATTGCTTTCTCTGCCTCACTTGCTGTGTCCCTGAACCACTGGGCAATGTAAAATTTCCTGGCAAACTGGATGAAACAAACGCATTTATGTgatgaaaaatactgaatattgtaAGGCATATTATACAGTGTAATACCACTTTGACACAGAGGAACACTGTTTAACCCATGTCTCTTTTATGCTAATCCTAACAACCCACAATATCCCTGTTCCGCACCACTTGACAGCTTCATGTAACAGGAGTATTTAGGGTGAATATTACTGCATTCAAACACTAAGAATCCAGTTGTAAAGGAAATTATAAATGGGATCATAATGACctgtgtaaaaaatgaaaattaaacactCACCACTAGAGATGGATctgtgtcaatcttctcatccaggAAGTCTAGTAAGTCCTTCTGAAGTTGCTGGATCTCATCACTGCCTGGATTCTGTAAGGACATCAATGAGCAAAGAGCATCTCAAAAGCAGTTCAACAGGACTGATCACTTATGGTAATTTAAAGGTGTTCAAATGATTCTATAACTATCTTGTATACCTCCTTGAGGATGCGGTCTATAGCCTTTTGGTCCATCTTGCTAGTCAGAGCATCTTTACGCAGGCGAGAAGCAACAGTGCCGAGGTAGTCCAGCGATGCCACCCTGAGTgccatttctgtctgtttgttacTGAACTGATGCACCTGAAGCACaagaagcagaggagaaatgtcacaacaaaaacaaacatcagaagTTGTTTCTACTGGACAGATGTGAATGATGCTACTCACCAACAGCCGACCCAGTAAACTGAGCAGCAGTTCAGCTGCAGGCCACTCAGGCTTGTTGACTGCAGACAAGAGGTCATGAACAAAGTTCTCAAAGAGTGGCCTGTagtcctcctctccctgcttaCTGCCACACCTGACACATACAGAATACAATCTTTTATTATAATACTTTGTTCAACATTGAGCCTTTTAATATTAGAGCCTATTCCACAGCAGTAGCAGGTACACTGCGTAAAGACATAGATTATGGCTTAAGGTTAATAAGGAGTGGATGAGATCAGGCATACGTCATGTTGTATAGCGAGAGTGGGAACAATTACTCACTtcttcagaaacactgagaggaAGTTCTGAGCTGTCCTCATTGCAGTTTCATATGAGTTTGTGATAAGGACATCCTTGTCCACCTAGGAAAAAGTACACAATAAGTAAAGCAATTTCGGAATCAAAACATGCTCTCTGAtaaatatcttttaaatatCAGTTACATCCTTTGTCTCTACCTTCTTACTATGTTCGTCCTCTGCGTCTCTTTCCGAGGGAAGGTGTACCACACACTGGATGAGCTGAAGAACCAGGGCTGACACCATCTGGATATACACAGGATCGCCATCCGAATCACTGCTTTTCAGTCTAGGGGCGAATGACACATTTGTGTCCTTAAGTTTACTGAGCAGCACAGGGGACTTCATTGATCAGTTGTTCTTATTTATGTCATTTCACTGGACAAATATTAACTCTGGATGTATTTACCTAAAGTTCCTGAGGCTGCGTTTACTAGTAGGCAGTCGAGCAAGGGAGGTGAAGATCTCTTCAAGAATGAGCTGCCTGTGCTTCTCATAACGAGAGAAGACCTGAGGAGGAGTAAAACGCAAAGCGCTACATCAAAATATGACAATAGAGATGCAGGATCATGTCATCAAAAACCCAATCTGAATCAATAGAAAAAATTAACTGCTAAAACAGCACGAAAATATCATGCCATGGCAGACTTACTGCTGTCACTAATGTGATGGCACATAACTGCAGTTCACTGACATTCTCCACAAAAAATGGTGTAATACCCAGAGTAGACACCTAAAAGTCAGGCACAGAAGCAATCAGGTATGTTAGAGCTCGAGAGACAAAGGTTAAATAAGGTCACGAACTTGAATGACATCAGACCGGATTAAGAGTCTCACCTGGAGGATTGTGGTGTCGGTTAGCAGCTGGATCTCCAGGAGCTCTGAGATGTTGCTGACAATATCACACACTTTGTTGTAAAGCATGACTACCACCTTCTGTTTATGGGTGGAACACTTTGCTCTCTTGGACTTTGAAGTATGCACACCACCTTAAGCGAGgaagataaaaaggaaaataagagtTGGTTGACACCACTTTAATCATCAATGGCAAAATACCAAGGATACGTGATGCAggtcatttaaataattttcttaataaataggtgtttgaatgtgtttgacATTAAGCAGACATTTCTAtattgaaatatgaaatatgacaacaaaaaaattctgtaaccaacttttattaaaagtgaaataagcTGATAAGAACTGTTTTCAGGAATTTAAGTTAAagtatttgcaattttttttacagaagtaAATCCCTAAAGGCTTTGCAACTGTTTCCAGTATTGGCTCATTACTAGATTTTTAACAATGGAGGTCCCGTATTTtgagctatttttaaaaaaaagtcaacttgGATCAGCCTAATCAGCTTGTTAATACTTGTATTTTTCAGACATAAAGATAGCCCTTGGAAATCAAGGTTACTGCAATTTTGTAAAGCTTTTagaagaacaaagaaaactgtACTGACCTCCATGGGAATCCACTCTGTAGACCGGGTCATACTGAGGGTACAAAGAGTTTTGCAGATGGAATTTGGTGTACTGCATCACCCTCTCAATAACATCCTCTATGTACACAGCCTTGGGCATGCGTGGAGATGTCATGATGTTGAGAGCGGTCAGGCAGGCATCAGCAGACTTAGTCACCCGCTCCATGATAAGGTCACGCCACAACCGCTCCTCATCCATGGAATCATTATCCTACAAATTCCAAAAACAAttagtaaaaaaatgaaacaactaTGAAGCtttaaaattaagtaaaattagGCTATAAAATCCTCATCATTccacagctaaaaaaaatctCGCTGACAACTTACATGATTCATTAATGTGGAAAGTTTGACGCTGTCCTGAATGTTCTTCTCGAGGACATTCAAAATTTTCACCAGTTTACCCGATGAAAACTGTGGATTagacagatgatgatgattattttcacacCTGAGCGTAACCACATGTAGTGACAGTGCACAGACATACTGCTATTACCTTGTTAAAGATGCCCATAGCTTTAATCTTAGCAGAATGGCTGCCTAGCTCGCTCAACTGGTGCTTTCCAAGCAAGAGCTCTTGAGGTATCTCGTCATCATCTGTGTGCGGGTACAAAGAtataatgttgacattttttgaatttaCCACTTTGAGAAATGTCAAGAACTTTGGAAACTGCGCAGAGCTTCATGTTTACCTGTGGCAGTGAGGTCCACATCCTCAAGGTTCTCAAGAATGTTATCCACATTGGCTATAAATCTCTTAAATGTGGAGGAGTCCATCATTTCTGTTAAacaaatgtaagaaaactgAATCATAAAAATATGTACTTTTAAAATCGAACTGGTATTGTAAAAGTTCCAATTCAAAGTTGTAAAACAATACCCTCTGGTGTCAGCTTGGCATCATACaccttcttgtttttctgtttctcctttttcttcaattttctggcaactgaacaaaaagaaaacaccataACAACATTAATCAAATCCTTGACAGAAGCTCAAGCATGGAATATTTAATAGAGAAAGACTTTAGTGCAGTTATCCAACTATCCAAGGGAAATGGCCTTACTTGtggtttcaaataaaaataatttggatGACAGCAGTCAGGAACAAGAATCACTATTTGAATTGGCTGacataatttgcatttttttttatctatggTCTATTGTTTGAGATTATAACTGAGATAAAATCATTTTGCCTTCACAGAGACAGTCTACACTgtcaacatcttttttttttttttttgcctatgGTCACTGGCAAAGCCTATGCAAAAATGACTCACCATCACTTAGGCTTGGTGGTGGAGAGCCTTCATCCGATGCTTCTGGGTTCCATTCACGATGACGGCTACCGGACCCCCGGCGAGCATTATGAAAACTTCCACTTCGACGGTGCTCTCCAGAACCTTTCCTCTCTTCGTACTTCCATGTCTTGTCTTGGTCtttcttgtgctttttctttgcAGCTGAAACAATAACAGAATAGGATGAGTCAGAAAATACGTTTTTTGAAGAACTCTGAGCACCAATTATGACATTattaagtaatttaataaaatgtaataataaagtACAAAATATTTGGAGGCAAGTATTTTTCATCTTCAGGATTAATGCAAGGTAAAACATTGTTCTGTCAAAAGTGGAGACAACAAAGTGATTGACAGATTTTGTAACACTCTGATGTATATGTGCAGACATTGTGAATATTTTAGGTTTAATGCTCACACTCATTGTCAGAATCATCATTATCTTCATCTGAGTCCACCTCAGCGTACTTGGATTTCTTACTGATCATACAGTGCCTTCGCTTGTTTGTCTTCTCACAAAATGACATCTCTGTAAGCACAAGACGTTAATGAGCTTTCAGCACAAGAAAAATCTATAATTCAAAAGAAGACACACTCAGTAACTCAATAATCCATAgctatttatttgaaataagGACTTTGATAAGAATGAATCCTGACACAGTGgtttaaagtaaataaacaatcCAGAAACTTGGCAATGTCATATTGCACATATCTATCACCTGCAGTTTTGCATACATATTTAATAAACAAAGTAAATCATACCTCTCCCTGATTTATCAAAGGAGGACCAGTTGCCAGATCTGGAGCTGTGTGCATTCTTGCTTTCCCTAATGATCCTTTTTACCTCATCAACACTGAGTCTCTGAAGCACAACAACAGGCTTTGCGCCTTTGCTTAAGTTCTCTAACAATGACATTCTCTCCAGTGTGATCAGGGGTCCACTCCAGCCCTCTGTCAATTTGTTTGAAAGTTGTGGAACTTTGTCTCTTCCATCTCGTTTCAATTTAGGAATCACAAAGTTCTTCAGACTCCCTGTCTTGCCACCCAGCAGGTATGAGGGGAAGTTGCTATGTTTTGTCTCAAAAGACTGTTTGTTTCCAGCTTGGCATCTAATGCTACCATCGCcacctttcttctctttcttattTTGGGAGTTTTGAAGGGTGGAACTTTCTGTCCTCTGACGACCATTGAGGTCAGTGGATTTTCTGCTCCCATCTTGCTTCGCTCTCAGGTTGTCAGATTTAGTATGACGATCAGGAGAGTGTCTATTGCAGTTTTCCCTTGACAATGTCTTGTGTTTCCTTTCCCTGtccttgtctctgtctctgtccctgtccctgtgCCTGTCcctgtctttatctctgtctctatctctgtctctatttctatctctgtctctgtccttatCCTTTTCTCTATCCCTGGCTTTGTCTTCTCCATGTCTGGCGTTACGCTCCGCCTTGCTCATGGTTTTTGGAGTCTCGGGTTGGCTGACATGGGATCGGTGACTGTTGTGgttcttttcctctttgtggCGCGAATCTGAATGCCTGTCATGTTTCTGTCGTGGTGTGTCTGGCCGTCTGTCATCTGAGCGTCCCTTGCCACTGTCCATCTTGCCATCATGTCTGTGTCTGGCTTCCCATCGGCTTTCCTGCTTCTGTTTAGGGGTTTCTGGTTGCCCATCTGAGCCAGTCTTTCTCGGATAGTCAGCATGCTGTTTGTTGATCCCAGGTTTGTTTTCAACAACTTTATCTACCTTTGCATCAGCCTTTGACTTTAAGCGCTGTAGGTGGTCCTCACACAGCTGCCGTGCTTCCAATACCACTATAGGCTGTCCTATCATTCTGCCAGCTTGCTGCAGATCAATACTGACCATCAAAGCAGGCCGACTGGTACCATTACTTGTGGCACTTGTCTTCTTGGGTGTCACTTTGCTGCCAGTGTTTCCCACTTGTACAGAAGGCCCGTCACTTGCCTCGGCTCCAGATTCCTGAGGATACGAGTCTTGCTTTCGCTTTTTCAGTGGCTTGTCTGCAATAAACAACACAGTAGTTTAGCTTCTCTATAAACGCAAACAAACTtcaggcaggaaaaaaatgcaaaaaggtaCAGGGCCAAAACAGACGCAGAAATTCACCTTTATCCTGGACTTCTTTAGACCATCGTTCTCTTTCACTGGCTGACTCGCATTCTATTCTCTCAATCTCTGCAAGTGCATCTATCTCAGCATCATCATACACAACCCCACCGATGACTCCGATCTCCTTGGTATTTGGCTGAACAGGAACCTGCTGATAGTTTACCTGTTCCTCAACACCAAACTTGTGAGACAAGTCCTGGGCATCCCTTGACAACTGATTATTATTCATCAAATCGGTTTCATGGTCTAAGTCCATATGTCCCCTCAGAGGAAGTTCTCCAGATTGATCCACGTCTGGAAGCTTCACTCGCGACAGTTTTAAAGTCAGCCTGGCAGAGTCTTTTGATGGAGAACTAACAATGTCGTACAAGGCGTTTTTGTCCATCTGctcattttcctctttacaCCTTTCTCGCTGCTTCTTTTTGTGGTCAGCAGAGGTGAGGAGCAGGTCAGGCGCTGCACCTAGTGGCATATCAGGTGGAGGTGACTGCCTGAAAAGAGGAGGCCTGGACCCTgctgaaacacaaataaattcaaggaaaagagagcagcagagaataAGTCTAGGCAAATAATGAATTGTACAATAGTGTATTAGTTTTTGTTCTACAAAATGAAGAGGAATCATTTGTTGCTAAGGCAGcatacattttgcatttgtctCTTCACTCCCAGCAGAGGAACACACAGATTGTGGTGATTTAACTGGAAAAGTGGCAGCCCTCACAGAGGGGTCATTCTCCTGTTGGAACACAAGACATGTATCATCACTTTTAAGTGAGCATCTGCTGATATCCAGTTCAGGATATCTTAATTCTCTGCATTACCTCATTTCCCAGTCTGTGAGCCATGTTCATGTATTCTTCATCTGAGCCTAGTCTTGCATTATGATTAGTTGAATTACTTGATAGCTGTCCAGAGACCTTGTTGTCATGGCTATTTCTCACACCATCAGCAACTAAAACAAGAGAGCAAAATAACATCTTTATTTGTGATGGGCAATGCGTCACATCTACATGCGAGATAGACAGATTCTACTCCACCTTTACAGATATCTGTACTTTTACCATGTTAGACTAAGACAGCGCCAGCTTATCAACTTCCTCCTCACCACATAAGTGTGCATAAAAGTTAGTGATGTTGAAGGATTGGTTAAGCAGTTCGCTTGCAGCCAGCTGAGTTTATCTGAAACACCATGCAGGTGGTGTCATTTAGAATTAGTGGCAGTATATTGAAGTTATTGAGATAGCTCATGGTTGATAAATGatgtactgtacagtgtgtAGTCTCTTGTGGAAGGCTTCTTGTTTTAGGCAGAATGCTTCAATAACTTATACTATAAATCGAGATATTTAATCAAAATAGAAAAGTACGCAACAATGACTACATAGTACATGTCATGTTAAATACTGTCCACCTAGACTTGTTTTAAGCCAGCAGCAGTACAAATgcatacaaaattaaaattcaaaaaagcaGGCAGCTAATTACACATTTCTCCTGATTTTACTTTCTACTCACCTTGCTGAGTCTGCTGGTGTTGAGAATAACTGGGTGGATTATACTGCATATAATCTGCAGGACTCTGAGGAGTATAGGGACTAGGTATAGGGCTGTTCTGCTGGGTTACGAACCGAGAAGCTGACCCAGACTGTGGGGATGTAAAACATCTGTAAAAGGAGGAAGGTAAGAAGTCATCTTAGTAGAAGCACAGATGCTTCTGCTTTTGCATTATCAGACAGTATGCTGGCGCCACCTTACCCAGAGGGGCTTTGAGGGACAGTGGTTTGTTGATAATTTGATGCTGGACTCCCATGCACCTGATTCTGGGATATTTTATACTGTTGCATCATTGGCTGCTGGATTACACCTAAAAGATaacgatttttaaaaaaaatatataatcaagGTTATACAAACAAGGAATTGAATATACACAATTCTGCAGCACCAACTCTTTCATATGTACCTAGCTAATGGAAACTCAGCCATATAGGTTTTCATATCTGATAACATCTACACTTAAACAAAATACTCAGAGGTAAAATAGAATAACACCTACAGTGTATCAACAGTCTCCAGCTAAACCAAACACTATCTACTCAATAGCAATAATGGGTGCTACTATTAAGCATGATTAAGTAAAAGGTGTTTCTACTATTGTGTCCCCCAATTCTAAACTGTAGATGTGGGTGGACtaaacattagaaacacctttTAATGTAATGCTGTCCAATACAGCACCACGTGCAGCCtcaaaaaatagaatatatataGTTAAATACCATTGTGTTAACCAGtgttaacaaaaactgaacatcacctatgatgtgtatatgtgtgtgtgtgtgtatacacacacacacacacacacacgcacacacacacacagagatccttgattatattttgtagtTGCCAACATCTCTGGCTCTGCAGGACACACTATGTGCAAagctttcccctcttttttctctttggtacAAGTAATGATTCAGTATGAATGAGTGTATGCATACTATATGCTTATAATTACCTGTAATTGCAAGCTAGTGTAGCTGCTTATAAAACTAGAAGGCTTTCCTAATCAAAGgttaaaagacaaatatgaAACTGTTTATGGTAATTATTGATGCAATTCGTgatgacaaaacaaatgttgctAATACCTGAAGAACTGTGTTTGAGTTTCttgttaatatacagtatctctctGTGGATAAATATAGTATCACAGGAGCTATATAAATAGTGCCAGCACCTAGAACTACATTAGGATGAAAA belongs to Xiphias gladius isolate SHS-SW01 ecotype Sanya breed wild chromosome 20, ASM1685928v1, whole genome shotgun sequence and includes:
- the LOC120806824 gene encoding nipped-B-like protein isoform X2, which translates into the protein MNGDMPHVPITTLAGIASLTDLLNQLPLPSPLPATTAKSLLYNGRISEEVSNLLVCRDENLVTQLAHSLNQVSTEHIELKDKLGNDEPEGEMPMLLQTLLSRNPKIFRDKSVIQQPMMQQYKISQNQVHGSPASNYQQTTVPQSPSGCFTSPQSGSASRFVTQQNSPIPSPYTPQSPADYMQYNPPSYSQHQQTQQVADGVRNSHDNKVSGQLSSNSTNHNARLGSDEEYMNMAHRLGNEENDPSVRAATFPVKSPQSVCSSAGSEETNAKWSRPPLFRQSPPPDMPLGAAPDLLLTSADHKKKQRERCKEENEQMDKNALYDIVSSPSKDSARLTLKLSRVKLPDVDQSGELPLRGHMDLDHETDLMNNNQLSRDAQDLSHKFGVEEQVNYQQVPVQPNTKEIGVIGGVVYDDAEIDALAEIERIECESASERERWSKEVQDKDKPLKKRKQDSYPQESGAEASDGPSVQVGNTGSKVTPKKTSATSNGTSRPALMVSIDLQQAGRMIGQPIVVLEARQLCEDHLQRLKSKADAKVDKVVENKPGINKQHADYPRKTGSDGQPETPKQKQESRWEARHRHDGKMDSGKGRSDDRRPDTPRQKHDRHSDSRHKEEKNHNSHRSHVSQPETPKTMSKAERNARHGEDKARDREKDKDRDRDRNRDRDRDRDKDRDRHRDRDRDRDKDRERKHKTLSRENCNRHSPDRHTKSDNLRAKQDGSRKSTDLNGRQRTESSTLQNSQNKKEKKGGDGSIRCQAGNKQSFETKHSNFPSYLLGGKTGSLKNFVIPKLKRDGRDKVPQLSNKLTEGWSGPLITLERMSLLENLSKGAKPVVVLQRLSVDEVKRIIRESKNAHSSRSGNWSSFDKSGREMSFCEKTNKRRHCMISKKSKYAEVDSDEDNDDSDNESAKKKHKKDQDKTWKYEERKGSGEHRRSGSFHNARRGSGSRHREWNPEASDEGSPPPSLSDVARKLKKKEKQKNKKVYDAKLTPEEMMDSSTFKRFIANVDNILENLEDVDLTATDDDEIPQELLLGKHQLSELGSHSAKIKAMGIFNKFSSGKLVKILNVLEKNIQDSVKLSTLMNHDNDSMDEERLWRDLIMERVTKSADACLTALNIMTSPRMPKAVYIEDVIERVMQYTKFHLQNSLYPQYDPVYRVDSHGGGVHTSKSKRAKCSTHKQKVVVMLYNKVCDIVSNISELLEIQLLTDTTILQVSTLGITPFFVENVSELQLCAITLVTAVFSRYEKHRQLILEEIFTSLARLPTSKRSLRNFRLKSSDSDGDPVYIQMVSALVLQLIQCVVHLPSERDAEDEHSKKVDKDVLITNSYETAMRTAQNFLSVFLKKCGSKQGEEDYRPLFENFVHDLLSAVNKPEWPAAELLLSLLGRLLVHQFSNKQTEMALRVASLDYLGTVASRLRKDALTSKMDQKAIDRILKENPGSDEIQQLQKDLLDFLDEKIDTDPSLVFARKFYIAQWFRDTASEAEKAMKSQNENNEDLRGRCHSEVVDATGEIMQRTEARKKFLRKVIKTSASHYSSLRLNTVDYEESCLIVRYLASMRPFAQSFDIYLSQILRVLGESAIAVRTKAMKCLSEVVAVDPSILARLDMQRGVHCRLMDNSTSVREAAVELLGRFVLSRPELIEQYYDMLIERILDTGISVRKRVIKILRDICLEQPDFHKITEMCVKMIRRVNDEEGIKKLVNETFQKLWFTPTPSHDKDAMTRKILNITDVVSACKDSGYDWFEQLLQNLLKSEEEATYKPAKKACVQLVDNLVEHILKYEESLADCEDKGVNSGRLVACITTLYLFSKIRAQLMVKHAMTIQPHLTTKCNTQNDFMVICNVAKILELVVPLMEHPSETFLTTIEEDLMKLIIKYGMTVVQHCVSCLGTVVNKVTHNYKFVWACFNRYYGALAKLKTQHQEDPNSSTLAANKPTLLRSLFTVGALCRHFDFDQEEFKGANKIVIKDKVLELLLYFTTHKDEEVQIKAIIGLGFQFIMHPELMFVQDVKLLYNSILSDENSMVSLKIQVLKNLQTYLQEEDSRMQEADREWKNQAKQEDLKEMGDISSGMSSSIMQIYLKQVLESFFHSQSTVRHFALSVITLTLNQGLIHPVQCVPYLVAMGTDPEPTMKNKADQQLVEIDKKYSGFIHMKAVAGLKMSYQVQQAINGSKDTVTRGVRHDDSESALCSHLYTMVRGNRQHRRAFLISLLNLFDDSSKTEVNMLLFIADNLACFPYQTQEEPLFIMHHIDITLSVSGSNLLQSFKESLRKEPVQQEKKVKMKKKKKQPWRRKYCSDDDDDDDEDEDEEQSRGNSSSSDEDDEVVHRRKKSVVSDSDSEMEDEDAVMDHLPENPNPLLDFASASQGILLLLVLKQHLKNLYGFSDSKIQKYSPTESAKVYDKAVNRKSKVHFNPRQTLDYLKSDLANTDLSYETKRNIVKQYLDFKVLMEHLDRDEDDEEGEASANARNKAISSLLRGPKFQNHNHNNHTAPVETDDEESEDEDPSPRKPRKGRDSVEDSGHMNETVEAMDVIAICCPKYKDRPQIARVIQKTRSGYSIHWMTGTYSGPWAEAKKRDGRKKVPWVDTIKESDIIYKKISLTSGHKLTNKVAQTLRALYAAKEGTKT